Proteins from a genomic interval of Microbacterium abyssi:
- a CDS encoding FAD-binding dehydrogenase — MTTTPLSADVLVIGWGLAGLVAASEAARQGRRVIIVDQEPRSNLGGQAWWSFGGLFFVDSPEQRRMGVKDSLELARQDWFGTAGFDRDEDEWPKAWAEAYLQFAAGEKRAWLRERGVGFFPVVGWAERGGYGALGPGNSVPRFHITWGTGPGIVAPFEEAVHRAEDAGTLTILPRHRVTDLTLSNGAVVGARGDVLADSPAERGVASSRDVVGAFEISAGATIVSSGGIGGNHDLVRAAWPDRLGTPPDRMLSGVPAYVDGSMQIVSQVAGAHLIGGDRMWHYVEGIQNWDPVWPMHGIRILPGPSSLWLDATGRRLPVPLFPGFDTLGTLAHLRRTGHDHSWFITSRQIVEKEFALSGSEQNPDLTGKDVPLLLKSRLAKGPTGPVQSFLDEGADFIVEDDLDSLLAQMARHDGGDLLDLEHVRREVVARDLEMENDFTKDAQIGMLRSMRAYRGDKLIRTAAPHRLQDPSAGPMIAVKLHVITRKSLGGIKTDLDGRALGADGAVITGLFAAGEASGFGGGGVHGYRALEGTFLGGCLFSGRQAGRAAAR, encoded by the coding sequence ATGACGACCACGCCCCTGTCCGCAGATGTTCTGGTGATCGGATGGGGGCTGGCAGGGCTCGTGGCAGCGTCCGAGGCCGCACGGCAGGGGCGCCGCGTGATCATCGTCGACCAGGAGCCGCGATCGAACCTCGGCGGCCAGGCCTGGTGGTCTTTCGGCGGGCTGTTCTTCGTCGACTCGCCGGAGCAGCGGCGCATGGGCGTCAAGGACTCGCTGGAGCTCGCGAGGCAGGACTGGTTCGGAACCGCCGGCTTCGACAGGGACGAGGACGAATGGCCCAAAGCCTGGGCGGAGGCCTACCTGCAGTTCGCCGCCGGTGAGAAGCGCGCCTGGCTGCGCGAGCGCGGCGTCGGATTCTTTCCCGTCGTCGGATGGGCCGAACGCGGAGGCTACGGCGCATTGGGACCCGGCAACTCGGTGCCGAGGTTCCACATCACGTGGGGCACGGGACCGGGGATCGTCGCTCCGTTCGAGGAGGCCGTGCATCGTGCGGAGGATGCCGGCACTCTCACGATCCTTCCGCGTCACCGCGTGACCGATTTGACGCTCTCGAACGGCGCCGTGGTCGGCGCGCGCGGCGATGTGCTCGCCGACAGCCCGGCCGAGCGCGGTGTCGCCTCCTCGCGCGACGTGGTCGGGGCGTTCGAGATCTCGGCCGGTGCGACGATCGTGTCCTCGGGCGGCATCGGCGGCAACCACGACCTCGTCCGGGCGGCCTGGCCCGACCGGCTCGGGACGCCGCCTGACCGGATGCTGTCCGGTGTGCCGGCGTACGTCGACGGCTCGATGCAGATCGTGTCGCAGGTCGCCGGGGCGCACCTCATCGGCGGCGACCGGATGTGGCACTATGTCGAGGGGATCCAGAACTGGGACCCGGTCTGGCCCATGCACGGCATCCGCATCCTCCCCGGCCCGTCATCGCTGTGGCTGGACGCGACGGGCAGGCGGCTTCCCGTGCCGCTGTTCCCCGGCTTCGACACGCTGGGGACGCTGGCACACCTGCGCAGGACTGGCCACGACCACTCCTGGTTCATCACCTCGCGGCAGATCGTCGAGAAGGAGTTCGCGCTGTCCGGCAGCGAGCAGAACCCCGATCTGACCGGCAAAGATGTCCCGCTGCTGCTGAAGTCCCGGCTGGCGAAGGGCCCGACCGGTCCCGTGCAGTCCTTTCTCGACGAGGGCGCGGACTTCATCGTCGAGGACGACCTGGATTCGCTGCTCGCGCAGATGGCCAGGCACGACGGCGGCGACCTGCTCGACCTGGAGCATGTGCGTCGTGAGGTCGTCGCCCGCGACCTCGAGATGGAGAACGACTTCACCAAGGACGCCCAGATCGGGATGCTGCGTTCCATGCGCGCGTACCGCGGAGACAAGCTCATCCGCACCGCGGCGCCTCACCGGCTACAGGATCCGTCCGCCGGCCCCATGATCGCCGTCAAGCTGCACGTGATCACCCGCAAGTCGCTGGGAGGCATCAAGACCGACCTGGACGGGCGAGCGCTGGGCGCCGACGGAGCGGTCATCACAGGCCTGTTCGCGGCGGGCGAGGCGAGCGGCTTCGGTGGCGGCGGCGTGCACGGCTACCGCGCTCTGGAGGGCACGTTCCTCGGCGGATGCCTGTTCTCCGGACGGCAGGCGGGGCGCGCAGCGGCGCGCTGA
- a CDS encoding acyl-CoA thioesterase — MSADAQASIDDLLDVLDLDESQARTTEDIFTGRSHAMPTGRIYGGQVLGQSLLAAERTMPPDRAAHSMHGYFLRPGDSSQGITIAVDRIHDGRSFSTRRAQAYQNGVPIFSMIASFQDEAPGVEHAEPMPAGVPAPEELTPDEVLLEGADPGLLRMLARRPVDIRHVEAPLYLSADGEPAPHQAVWMRLRAPMPDDQRLHRAALAYLSDMTIQESILRAHGIQWATPGLKVASLDHAMWWHRPARVDEWMLFAQKSPNARGGRGLATGRIYTRDGVLAASVSQEIMIRVPDAR; from the coding sequence ATGAGCGCAGATGCACAGGCATCCATCGACGATCTGCTCGATGTGCTGGACCTCGACGAGAGTCAGGCGAGAACCACCGAGGACATCTTCACCGGCCGGTCGCACGCGATGCCCACCGGTCGCATCTACGGAGGACAGGTGCTCGGGCAGTCGCTCCTCGCGGCCGAGCGCACGATGCCGCCGGATCGCGCGGCGCACTCCATGCACGGGTACTTCCTGCGCCCCGGCGACTCGTCCCAGGGAATCACGATCGCCGTGGATCGCATCCATGACGGCCGGTCTTTCTCCACACGTCGCGCGCAGGCCTACCAGAACGGTGTCCCGATCTTCTCGATGATCGCGTCGTTCCAGGACGAGGCTCCCGGCGTCGAGCATGCGGAGCCTATGCCCGCCGGCGTCCCCGCTCCCGAGGAGCTGACACCCGACGAGGTGCTTCTGGAGGGCGCCGATCCAGGCCTGCTGCGCATGCTCGCTCGGCGACCGGTGGACATCCGTCACGTCGAAGCGCCCCTCTACCTCTCGGCGGACGGCGAACCCGCACCGCATCAGGCGGTCTGGATGCGGTTGCGCGCGCCGATGCCGGACGACCAGCGCCTGCACAGGGCCGCGCTGGCGTACCTGAGCGACATGACCATCCAGGAGTCGATTCTGCGGGCGCACGGCATCCAGTGGGCGACGCCCGGACTCAAGGTCGCGAGCCTCGATCACGCGATGTGGTGGCATCGGCCTGCGCGGGTCGACGAATGGATGCTGTTCGCGCAGAAGTCGCCCAACGCCCGCGGCGGCCGGGGTCTGGCGACCGGGCGCATCTACACACGCGACGGCGTGCTCGCCGCCAGCGTGTCGCAGGAGATCATGATCCGGGTACCGGACGCGCGCTGA
- a CDS encoding acyl-CoA thioesterase: MTDPTPESGRRLHLPIHLRWGDLDAFNHVNNTSMLKLLEEARVRAFWKAGPGEDAPDTAVLASGIDQGVLTLIARQEIEYFAPVPYQRRPLEVQMWFGKLGGSSIDVCYEVYNDPSNHERVLYARSTAVVVLVDAETGRPTRIDDEMRQVWAPYIGNPITYAHRR; the protein is encoded by the coding sequence GTGACTGATCCCACGCCCGAATCGGGCCGGCGTCTGCATCTCCCCATCCACCTGCGATGGGGAGATCTGGACGCGTTCAACCACGTCAACAACACCTCGATGCTCAAACTGCTCGAGGAGGCGCGCGTGCGCGCCTTCTGGAAGGCAGGGCCGGGGGAGGACGCCCCGGACACGGCGGTGCTGGCATCCGGCATCGATCAGGGCGTGCTGACGCTGATCGCCCGTCAGGAGATCGAGTACTTCGCGCCAGTGCCCTACCAGCGGCGTCCGCTGGAGGTGCAGATGTGGTTCGGCAAGCTCGGCGGCTCGAGCATCGATGTCTGCTACGAGGTGTACAACGATCCCTCGAACCACGAGCGCGTCCTCTACGCGCGCTCGACAGCCGTCGTGGTGCTGGTGGATGCCGAGACCGGACGACCGACGAGGATCGACGACGAGATGCGGCAGGTCTGGGCGCCCTACATCGGCAACCCGATCACCTACGCGCACCGCAGGTAG